AATAACTTCCAACGAAATAGAATTTATAGAAAATATGATAAAACCGCTTACAATAGGCATTAATTTCAATACTAACCACAAGTTTTTGCTTCATATCTCCAAGATCACATGCACTACGTTGCTGTCATTTTTTTTAAAGCCAATGCAAGAAAATCATCAGAGCGAGGCGCCTGTATGGTATACTCAACTATTAGAAAAACTTTCAGATCCAAAAAACTTCAAATACTCTTTAAATGAACTTATATCAGATGTTTCGTATAACCAAATCTATCTTTGCCGTGCATTCAAAAAACTGTCAGGAACGACGATGATGGATTATTTTAATAAAATCAAACTTAATTATGCAAAACTATATCTAAAAACCACAAACAATTCTATAGAAACTATAACTACAGACTTAGGCTTTTCGTCGCCCAGTTATTTTCATAAGATATTCAGATCTTATATGAATTGCACTCCAAATGAATTTAGAAAAATGCAAAGCGATGACAAAAGTGAATTATAAATCAAAAGGGTCTGGGAATTACCAGACCCTTTTGATTTTGTTTTACCTCTGTTATCTTATCTTTTGTGCAATAAATGCTGCAACACAAATCAAAGTAAATAAAGTAATACTGTTAGAAGCTTTGCATCCTTTTGATTTAGGCTTAGATACTATTGATAATTCAAGAGTTGTGTTGATTTCACCGTTATCTTTCAAACTTACAGTCAATGTAATGTCGCCTGCTTTTGATGAATCAAATCCTTCAAGTTCAAACATTTCATCTTGCACGCTGAATGTCTCTGTTTTTCCGCTAGTATATGTTACCAGCACATTAACGTTGGTCAAATCTAATGCTTCGCCTACATAATATTGTGTTTTTGCATTTTGATCATCTATTGCAATAGATACAATGCTGTCTTCCAAAACTGTTATTGTATATGTAAATGTTTTTCCCTGATAGCTTACAGTTACAGTTTTCTCTCCTGATGTAGAAAAATCTACTTCGGAAACCATGGATTTGGTCAAAGAAACTATATTTTCTTTACCGCTCTGATATTTTTCTTTGAGAGTGCCGTTGGACAAATCCAATTCGGTAGAATAACCTGCATAATATTTCTTAGAATTCGAAGGTGCTGTAAATTCTACATCCACAACCTTATCCTTAACCAAAACATTAAATGTCTTTACTACAACATCTTCATAGGTTATAGTTACCGTAACATCACCTAAGGCTTCTTCTCCTGTAGCATTTTTGTCATATCCACTCAACATTGCCAAAGTTAGAGGAATATATTCCAAAACTCCGCGAGAAGTTACTTTTTTGATATATATGCCGCTCAAATCAAGGTCTTCACCCAAGGTAACATTGGCAGGAAGAAAAGCAAATCCGCCTGTTGCGTTGGTTATAGAATAATTAACTGTTCCGATTGTGTCGTAAGTATCTATTGAGTAAACCTTTATAGGATTGACATCGTTGTATGCAAAGTTTAGATATGTAAGATTATTATCATCTTTTATATCGACATTATCCATATAATACTGTCCAGCAAATATGCGTTTGCCGTTGATGAAATAGAACCAGCTTTCGTATAACGGATCATATCTGTATGTCAGATCAAACACTTCGCCTACTTCTACATCAGAGACAAAGGTTTTTTGCTCTATTGTGCCAGGCATTTTGAAAATTCTAAACGCATAATAACCATTATTTACAGTCATATACAACATAATACCGTTATGAGAAGTAGTTGTATAGCCATGGTCGTTTCCGTCCAAAAGTCCTATTCCCATCCAATTATCGGGAGATGTTAATTCTACTGACATTTTTACAGAGATAACGGCATCTGTATCGCTGATTCTAAAGCCTGTATGATATGCGCTGTGTGCCAAAATATCCACACTGTCGGTATCAGCATTGTAAGTCACATAGTTATTTCCTAAGCCGTAATTAGTATATAAAGAAACATCTTGGAAAGTAACATCAGTATAAAGTTCAGGCAATTCAACTTCTATATAAGCATTATCAAAATAGTTTATAGAATAAAGTTTGATAGGAACGCTATC
This genomic interval from Clostridia bacterium contains the following:
- a CDS encoding bacterial Ig-like domain-containing protein, whose product is MRNKIKRLVIIAFAFIMSLTFFNFNSFIFAVNQEQEDTVKTLYYDYNFTDRSKYTCYGAENAYVKYNQATKSVDVLAHSGYANGFTVSDTDAVIAVEMSVDISSSDNWMGIGLLDGKEHGYTSTTHNGVMLYITKNADKYAFRIFKMPGTIEQNTYVSNVAAGEKFTLKYQYDQNSSQWFYYINDTKIYNDQNYLDGVDNTDESNKTYLNFAYNDVNPIKIYAVYYFDSSIEKEEKSINDTDFVNKSNYSFYGGQEAYINYNEDTSSLDIMAHSAYKNGFKVSDTQANVTIELSVDVTSADNWMGIGLLNGQEHGYPGTTESGIMLYITNNNGYYCFRIFKMPEVQEFASYVSNIGVGQKFFLSFQYDQEKANWFYYINGVRIFNGQNYFDNVDYKDEKNFTYLNFAYNDSVPIKLYSINYFDNAYIEVELPELYTDVTFQDVSLYTNYGLGNNYVTYNADTDSVDILAHSAYHTGFRISDTDAVISVKMSVELTSPDNWMGIGLLDGNDHGYTTTSHNGIMLYMTVNNGYYAFRIFKMPGTIEQKTFVSDVEVGEVFDLTYRYDPLYESWFYFINGKRIFAGQYYMDNVDIKDDNNLTYLNFAYNDVNPIKVYSIDTYDTIGTVNYSITNATGGFAFLPANVTLGEDLDLSGIYIKKVTSRGVLEYIPLTLAMLSGYDKNATGEEALGDVTVTITYEDVVVKTFNVLVKDKVVDVEFTAPSNSKKYYAGYSTELDLSNGTLKEKYQSGKENIVSLTKSMVSEVDFSTSGEKTVTVSYQGKTFTYTITVLEDSIVSIAIDDQNAKTQYYVGEALDLTNVNVLVTYTSGKTETFSVQDEMFELEGFDSSKAGDITLTVSLKDNGEINTTLELSIVSKPKSKGCKASNSITLFTLICVAAFIAQKIR
- a CDS encoding AraC family transcriptional regulator, with the translated sequence YYEIFYLVSGSSFHQCNDITEKITLGDMFLLRPSDKHRFIRPPNCTHRDIIMPLSFFEECCNNIDSDILSMINNSSKPLKARITSNEIEFIENMIKPLTIGINFNTNHKFLLHISKITCTTLLSFFLKPMQENHQSEAPVWYTQLLEKLSDPKNFKYSLNELISDVSYNQIYLCRAFKKLSGTTMMDYFNKIKLNYAKLYLKTTNNSIETITTDLGFSSPSYFHKIFRSYMNCTPNEFRKMQSDDKSEL